Proteins from a genomic interval of Micromonospora sp. NBC_00389:
- a CDS encoding RibD family protein yields the protein MSCWPATARPYVLLSCATSIDGYIDDTSDQRLLLSNEDDLDRVDAVRASCDAILVGAGTVRRDDPRLLVRSAHRRAERVACGRPASPTKVTLTARGDLDPTARFFTAGDPARLVYCATGALEKTQERLGRLATVVDAGEPVDPGWLLADLASRGVRRLMVEGGGTVHAQFLTAGLADELHLVVAPFFVGDDRAPRFVGEGSFPWHPGRRARLAEARQIGDVVLLRYALSDRFGET from the coding sequence GTGAGCTGCTGGCCGGCGACGGCGCGGCCGTACGTGCTGCTGAGCTGCGCCACCTCGATCGACGGGTACATCGACGACACCTCCGACCAGCGGCTGCTGCTGTCCAACGAGGACGACCTGGACCGGGTCGACGCGGTCCGGGCCAGCTGCGACGCGATCCTGGTCGGCGCCGGCACCGTCCGCCGCGACGATCCCCGGCTGCTGGTCCGCTCGGCCCACCGTCGGGCCGAGCGGGTGGCGTGCGGCCGACCCGCCTCACCCACCAAGGTCACCCTGACCGCCCGAGGCGACCTCGACCCGACCGCCCGGTTCTTCACCGCCGGCGACCCGGCCCGGCTCGTCTACTGCGCCACCGGCGCGCTGGAGAAGACCCAGGAGCGGCTCGGCCGGCTGGCCACCGTGGTGGACGCTGGTGAGCCGGTCGACCCCGGATGGCTGCTGGCCGACCTGGCTTCCCGGGGCGTGCGGAGGCTGATGGTGGAGGGCGGCGGGACGGTGCACGCACAGTTCCTCACCGCCGGCCTCGCCGACGAACTGCACCTGGTGGTCGCCCCGTTCTTCGTCGGTGACGACCGGGCGCCCCGGTTTGTCGGCGAGGGTAGCTTCCCCTGGCACCCCGGGCGCCGGGCGCGGCTGGCCGAGGCACGGCAGATCGGCGACGTGGTGCTGCT